The Punica granatum isolate Tunisia-2019 chromosome 4, ASM765513v2, whole genome shotgun sequence genome has a window encoding:
- the LOC116205960 gene encoding uncharacterized protein LOC116205960, protein MATAPVKSQPLHNFSLPNFLRWGGGSNGHHPRFRRSAMAGESASAETDSDRNESDPDSRPIRAGSRHSHRFLFGAGSSGNLDKPRGQSPDLKEENQRISGRNGKISSKNDGNESEGAEEAEAEAEAQEEAVQRPWNLRPRRANPSPRVGEFSEAAAAVAQSPGENQQPKSTRLRGLAETSAVAGGERKEKRRFWIALSKEEIEEDIFVMTGSRPARRPKKRAKHVQKQLNSIFPGLWLVGASADDCRQTDAQAKK, encoded by the exons ATGGCGACCGCTCCGGTGAAGTCTCAGCCGCTCCACAACTTCTCCCTACCTAACTTCCTTAGGTGGGGCGGCGGGAGCAACGGCCACCACCCGCGCTTCCGCCGGTCGGCTATGGCGGGTGAGTCGGCCTCTGCGGAGACGGACTCCGACAGGAACGAGTCCGACCCCGATTCCCGCCCCATCAGGGCCGGATCACGCCACAGCCACCGGTTCCTCTTCGGCGCGGGCTCCTCGGGGAACCTTGACAAGCCGCGGGGCCAGTCCCCGGACCTGAAGGAGGAGAATCAGAGGATCAGCGGAAGAAATGGCAAAATCAGCTCCAAGAACGACGGGAACGAGAGCGAGGGAGCTGAGGAGGCGGAGGCGGAGGCTGAGGCGCAGGAGGAGGCGGTGCAGAGGCCGTGGAACCTGAGGCCGAGGAGAGCGAACCCGTCACCCAGGGTCGGAGAGTTCAGTGAGGCGGCCGCTGCCGTAGCTCAGTCTCCGGGCGAGAACCAGCAGCCAAAGTCGACGCGTCTTCGGGGGTTAGCTGAGACGTCAGCGGTGGCAGGTGgagagaggaaggagaagaggaggtTCTGGATAGCGCTGTCGAAGGAGGAGATAGAGGAAGACATCTTCGTGATGACCGGGTCGAGGCCAGCTCGGAGGCCGAAGAAGAGGGCCAAGCATGTGCAGAAGCAGCTTAAT AGTATTTTTCCTGGTTTGTGGCTGGTGGGGGCTTCTGCGGACGACTGTCGGCAAACTGATGCTCAGGCGAAG AAATAA